In uncultured Desulfuromonas sp., the genomic stretch TGGCGCTGCTCCTCAATATTTTTCAACGTCAGGACATATCCTTTGCCGTCGCCGACATATAAAAGGACCTCCATGTCACGACCATCACCCGGCGTCGGCACCTGAGCCACTTTCTCCTGCCAGGCGGCTCCCTGCAAAGCAACGGCATTAAACACTGTTGTCACCTGCGCCCAGAAAGGGTCATAGGTCGGCGCTGAAATCAAACGATGCTGAGCAACGGTCTGACAACTGGGATCTTCCATATTGGAAAAATACATGGAGACATAGTTAAAGGTTTCTTTACCGCTAAATTCCCCTTGTTTTTCGCGCTGTTCGTCACGATAGTTTAAAGCGGTTTCATAACGGTGATGACCATCCGCAATCAACAGAGGCTTGGCAGCCAACACTTCACTGATGGTCGTCATCAAACGACGATCATGGATCTTCCACAGTTTATGCTGGACACCGTGGTCATCGAGCACTTCCAGATCAGAAGTCTCCTTGCGGACACCACCAGTCATAGCCTCTACGACACAACAAGGGTCGGAATACAGAGAAAAGACCGGACTGAAATTGGCCCGGCAATGGCGCAGCAACTGCAACCGATCGCGACACCAATCAAACCGGGTCTGTTCATGGGGCTTGACCATTCCCGAAGCAAATTCTTCAATACGGGCCAAAGCAATGAAACCTTTGCGAACAATGGCTTGCTCACCGATCTGATAGTGCTGATCGTAGAGATAGATTGCCGGCGCCTCATCGCGCACCAGAATCTGTTCATC encodes the following:
- a CDS encoding DUF1015 domain-containing protein; protein product: MDHVVSPPYDVIDSTLQQRLFDRSPYNIIRLILGAFHDGDDDKNNRYTRSAALFQQWRDEQILVRDEAPAIYLYDQHYQIGEQAIVRKGFIALARIEEFASGMVKPHEQTRFDWCRDRLQLLRHCRANFSPVFSLYSDPCCVVEAMTGGVRKETSDLEVLDDHGVQHKLWKIHDRRLMTTISEVLAAKPLLIADGHHRYETALNYRDEQREKQGEFSGKETFNYVSMYFSNMEDPSCQTVAQHRLISAPTYDPFWAQVTTVFNAVALQGAAWQEKVAQVPTPGDGRDMEVLLYVGDGKGYVLTLKNIEEQRQCNRHLLAHAPSATHGAILYRAVLEQLLCDVVNEGDGGVVHQVAEALTCVDQGVSRGALLFPALSVATVRDIANAGGKIPECSTCFFPSVLSGLVINPVVSGEQIGDFL